One window from the genome of Cryptomeria japonica chromosome 6, Sugi_1.0, whole genome shotgun sequence encodes:
- the LOC131876567 gene encoding uncharacterized protein LOC131876567, whose product MEQQVTCIREHLVAAQDRQKKYADAHHVNRQFSAGDKVFLRVRLHKSPICYGKGSNLALHFVGPFEVLERIGLVAYCLAFSSNLSRIQDVFHISILRSYFVDVTHVLDWNALQVEVGSFL is encoded by the coding sequence atggagcagcaggtgacTTGTATTCGGGAGCATTTGGTGGCAGCACaagataggcaaaagaagtatgcagatgctcatcatGTGAATCGTCAATTTTCTGCAGGAGATAAGGTGTTTTTGAGAGTACGTCTGCATAAGAGTCCTATctgttatggaaaaggctctaactTGGCATTGCATTTTgttggtccatttgaggttttggaGAGGATCGGTCTTGTAGCTTATTGTCTAgcattttcatccaacttgtctcGCATCCAGGATGTATTTCATATATCAATTTTGAGATCTTATTTTGTTGACGTGACACATGTAttggattggaatgctttacaGGTAGAGGTGGGTAGCTTTCTTTGA